The genomic region ttcgagttcaaattttcaattcgacccttgataaatctgccccttcagaGCAATTTGGTAGATAGTGCCGAATCATATACGTTTTTATATTAGCCCATGGGGaaacagttaaggtggccatacacagggagatccactcatttggcgatgtcgccaaacaagcagatctctccccgatatgcgcACATTGAGgatggcgatatcgggctgatccgatcgtgggactAGGACagtcagatcgcgggactgcatcaacgaaaagatttctggtctttgagttatttaactttttattcagcagctctccagtttgtaatttcagcagtctggttgctagggtccaaatgacccaataaaccatgcattgatttgaataagagactggaatatgaacaggagagggtctgcatagaaagatgagtaataaaaagaagaaacaacAATAgatttggagccttacagagcatttgttttttagatggggtcagtgacccctatttgaaagctggaaagagtcagaagtagaaggcaaatcgttcgaaaactataaaaagtaatgaagaccaattgaaaagttgcttagaattagccattctataacatactaaaggtttacttaaaggtgagTGATCCCTTTAACATAATTGACCTCTTTAATAGTGCTGATAATGAGCTTAGATGGATAATTAGCAAGACTTCACTGGCTTATCCGCATGCCGCATGATATATGTGTTACTGAGCCCAATATGGTGCATTATCCTAGCGCATTATACATTTGCTACTGTAAGTTGTTACTCACACGTAGTATGTGCCCAGCAGAACCTCTTCTGTCAGGAGCAACGCTCAAGGCAACACTACCTTGGCTGCCATGCAGATCTCTACAACTGCCATAGAGAGAACTGCCAGTTGCACTGAAAGTGCAATTAAAGGACCTAGACAGCATGCTCTGAATAAAGAGGGACACATGTAAGGATTAGTGAAGCATGCATTAACAACAGAACAGGTTATTACAGAAGCAGTCCAACAAGCAAGCACATATGGCATGCCCatgcacacaaatacacaaaagcaggtgtctaaagaaatatatatataggtagtTATTGTTCACTGACACAGTTTTGTTGTGTTATTGCTGCTGGAGCCACGTATACGGTTTATAGCAACTGTGCattactcagggccgccatcagggtaTGAGTGTAacaggcccgggcctgaaggggggcccggcagtgctgaacttttgaaagagccgggcccccccttgacagcgccgaaacccaaagccgtgccgcctccttccgaagtcctgaatgTGGAAGTGCCAAACAGTCCCGAAACTGCAAAAAgatccgaagccacgaaaatagcccaAGCCCAATTCCCAAAGAGGCGAAAAGACccagtcacgaaaggaggtgaagttgaattctactgaacaccaatgtgtgtgtgttttttttttttaatcccctggccaccaatgtattattttaatactctataggccactaccaccaatgttttttttaaaaaaatattctttggagccccattttttttttaacttgtaacgggggccctggcgccaatgttttttaaaaaaatattctttggagccccattttttttttaacttgtaacggaggccctggcgccaatgtttttttgaaaaaatattctttggggccccaatttttttttttaacttgtaacggAGGCCCTGGCgctaatgtttttttgaaaaatattctttggggccccaatttttttttaacttataaggggggccctggcgccaatagctttttataacttgtgtgtgagtgtggggggttacctttttttagcgctgatgtctgatGTCTGTAACTGTGATGttgagtgggcgggatctggggcgggCGGGACCGAGGGGGCCCCGTGattttctaatggcggccctgccattACTGTTCAGCGAGTTTTgcttatacatgagtgataaaaTCCATTAGAACATGCGACCTCCCCACCTCACTATGCATTAAAGCCATTATAGGTGTGACAGCTGCTATAACTGAAGCACACATGCAACTCATTCTCATAACATTTCACAGTTAAATGCCTATTATATGTTACAGGTAGGGCTACCACCTTTCCACATtttacccggacagcccggttttttgaaggaaatccagacaggacattgaagtgaatatggcgatcagccaatcgctgttCGCCACGTCCGTCATCAGTCTAGCCCCCGACATCACCCGCCCACCTTCATCGGCCCGCCCCCTACATCACCCCccaccgattttttttttattattattccttaaCACCaaattcaagtacaggtataggatccattatccggaaacccaaatCCAGAAAATaataccaatttttaaaaatttcctttttctctgtaataataaaaaaagtaccttgtgcttgatccaaactaagatataattaaagaagaagtaaatctttaaaataagtgaatgtaaaattgacgagagggctattctaagcacttttgcaatgtacattcattatttattttgttttaattccatgatattaagggacacatgtactgttaatatgaattaattgttacaacagcaccacctgctggtcagtttctcaccagtctgaccacctagtcgtcaaggaagttgtcaggagaaggaaagaggctgctctgatgttcttctgcttaggaaaaaaaaataacctctcacatctttcctaacatcagagcagcctctttctttctcctgacaacttccttgactacttggtggtcagactggtcaaaaAATAACCAGCAgttggcgctgttgtaacaaaactcatgcatattaaagggatactgtcatgggaaaacattttttttccaaaacgcatcagttaatagtgctgctccagcagaattctgcactgaaatccatttctcaaaagagcaaacagatttttttatattcaattttgaaatctgacatggggctagacattttgtcaatttcccagctgccccatgtcatgtgacttgtgcctgcactttaggagagaaatgctttttggcaggctgcggtttttccttctcaatgtaactgaatgtgtctcagtgggacatggattttactattgagtgttgttcttagatctaccaggcagctgttatcttgtgttagggagctgctatctggttaccttcccattgttcttttgtttggctgctggggggaaaaagggagggggtgatatcactccaacttacagtacagcagtaaagagtgattgaagtttatcagagcacaagtcacatgacttggggcagctgggaaattgacaatatgtctagccccatgtcagatttcaaaattgaatataaaaaaatctgtttgctcttttgagaaatgggtttcagtgcagaattctgctggagcagcactattaactgattgattttgaaaaaattttttttcccatgacagtatccctttaacagtatgtatcccttaatatcttggtaataaataaataaatattgaatgtacattgcaaaagtgcttagaatagctctcccatcaattttacattcacttattttaaaggtttacttatcctttaatccatattggaagcaacacTATCCTAttgagtgtatttaatgtttacatgattttctagtagacgtaaggtatgaagatccaaatcacagaaagatccattatctggaaaaccccaggtcccgagcattctggataacaggtcccatatctgtactgaatAGATCTGGGTCTATTTTAAAACTGAGTTGTTTGTAATCATAAAGCAAGAGGTACTTCATCACTGCAGCCTCTTAAATTCATCTTTTGGCATTTGGAATATGTACAGTTTTGTTTTgcgattttcctttgaaaatatttaaaataggtAAGAGCAAAAAATGAAGCGACACTGCGATTCCTTTACTTCCTTTTGAACACAAGAGGGCAACAAAGTATCACAGCCATGTAAtctgaaaatggaaaaatgaaCCTTGTGTGTTTGCTCTAATGAGTTCAGCGTGAAGGAGTAACAACAAAGTGACAAATGTAATGTTTGCTCCTTTATTGCTATTGATACTGACATGACTCATTTCAATGAAAGAAATATGTCAAATTaccctttaaagggggttgttcgcctttcaactaactttaagtatgatgtagatattctgagacaatttgcaaatgtttttaatttttaatcatttttggtttatttagctttttctctccagtttgcaatttgaacaaTCTGATTGCAAGggcccaaattactctagcaaccatgcattgattaggtaagagacgggaatatgaatggGGGaggccctaaatagaaagatgagtaataaaaagtagcaataacaatacaagtgTAGTTgtagtttctaatatagttagttagccaaaatgtaatgtataaaggctgaagtgactggatgtctaacataatagccagaacactacttcctgctttgcagtacagcagtaaagagtgactgaagtttatcagagcacaagacacatgattgagggcagctgggaaactgacaatttgtctagccccatgtcagatttcaaaattaaatatgtttgctcttttgagaaacggatttcagtgcagaattctgctggagccgcaccattaaaggggttgttcacctttaaattaacttttaatatgatgttgagagggatattctaagacaatttgcaattggttttaattttttttattatttaaggtttttgagatatcaagcaactctccagtttgcagtttcagtaatttggttgctagggatcaaattcccctagcaaccatgcattgatacaaataagagaatgaaatatgaataggagagggcctggatagaaagacgactaattgaaaagtagcaataacaatacatttgtagccttacagagcatttgctttttagatgggggtcagcgacgcccatttgaaagctgcaaaactatataaaaaaaaataatgacgaccaaatggaaagttgcttagaattggctgttctatatcaaactaaaagttacattattaaaggtgaaccacccctttaactgatgcattttgaaaaaaaaaactttttttcccatgacagtatccctttaatgtaaaagttGGAAGATGGGACGTGTTTCCATAGATTTCAAATTAGCCATGTCTAACCTGTAGCTTTCCAAATGCTGTTAAATTGCAACGGACACACAATATCAACCTAGACAAAATCCCATTGGGTATAACTTAAACCAAATACAAAACAGGTCCAACTTACCTTTTCGAGCTTTTTCGCCTCAATGTGCCGCATGACCTGATCCCTCCAGTCATGAGGGACTTTATTTCTTCCCTGGGGGTCCAATAATGAGTGCTCCGAGTTCACCCTGGCATTTGGCTTTTTAGTGGGGCTAGTCCGAGAGTAATTAAAATCACAGACAGACATCGTTCTCTCAGGAATATCAGTAACGGACGGCCGTGCACTTTGCGGCCTGGGCACATTGGGCCCATCAATACTGTATGTCCTGGCCGACGTTGGTCTCTGAGGACCAGGCACCATGTGATTCCCTCTGCTCATTGAATGTATCTCTCTGTAATTCATATAATCCCCCTCTGGGACAATCACCCTTCTTGCAGGACCTGCCTCCCCAAGAGATGCCGATGCATTAGAAGAACCGCTGCCTTGTCTTTGAAGCGTACTTCGGGTCGCTACTTGAAGAATTCGCTCGTTCGGCGTTGAGGCCCATGCTTCCACATGCCTAGGCCCCATCCGTTGATGCACGTTATACATGTTACTTGCTCGAACATTGTTGTGATTGGAAAAATTCAAGTTAGCAGAGTGATTTACATAGTTGGGGCTATCTAGGCTGTCCGGTGGATGGAAGCGAGAAGAAGGCAAACTTCCATGTTCAGGGGCACTTTGTTTGTGTGCCCACAGGTTATCTTTGGCTGCAGCACTGCtgctatactgtacattatattgagGCACAGCAGAAATGTGAGATGCTTGGGGACCTGCCACTGCATAGGGCCCTTCAGGATTGTGGTTGGAatcaaatttaaacattttcttcatGGACGACGATGCTAAATCAGAGGAAGACGACGACCCAGTAAACACTTGCAAGGGCTGATCGCACAGAACGGTTGCCGACTTACTTCTGACAATATTCTGCCCTTCAGCAATGGCAGAGGACATCCTTGTAGCAAATTGCTGCTCGTTGCTATCACTAAGAACGCCGTAGACTCTCAATGGTCCCGTCTCAATGTTTGTGATGCTACGAGACTTCACTACTGAGCCTAAACTGTCCCCGATTGACAGGTCATCTGTGCTCTTTGAAATGCACATATCGACAGAAGGCACTGAATCCTCCGAAGTTCTCCTAACGGGATCGCTGCTGTCTGGAAACACTAGCTCTTCGGGCAAATGGCCATTTACTCTATTCATCACACAGACTTCAGAGAATTTATTCCCATTTTCTCTGTTGTCCGTCtcttctttttcactgtaattggCAAAACATTTATCCGAGACCCCGTCTTGAGAAATGACCGCGTTTTCTACAGAGTCAGAATGTTCACACGCtagattgttgttgtttttgtttagttGGTTAAGGTTAAGTAGCTTTTCCATGGAGTTATTTACGCGCCTCTCTCTCAGAACGGAGTCAGCATCGCTGCTTATATCTGGTCGTTCAGCTATTTCCATTTTATCAGCCGGGATCATCTTGTCTCCGTTTTGCATAAGGTTATTAAAGTTTTCATCCTCTTGTCTGAAAAGCAAAACAGAGGGAGAATTAGTACagcatattaattttaaaaaaaaactactttgaaaatgtaaacagtatccacaaataaaatatggcatcacAAAAGTAAGAATAAACCACACACATGGTTCAAAACGTTTAATTTACCGTTGTTACTGTTGTTGGCTTAGAATTAGATATGCACcttgttttaaaactattttctaaTGTAGAAAGGCGTTTCACATATTTAGGAAGATCAAGGCAGTGCAAGGCCTTGGACTGATTGTCATCACTTCCCATTTCTGCTCCTCCCCCCTCcaaatttccttaaagggatactgtcatgggaaaaaaaaatgtttcaaaacgcatcagttaatagtgctgctccagcagaattctgcactgaaatccatttatcaaaagagcaaacagattttttaatatttaattttaaaatctgacatggagctaaacatacggtcagtttcccagctgtccccagtcatgtgacttgtgctctgataaacttcagtcactctttactgctgtactgaaagttggagcaATATCACCCACTtacttttccccccagcagcctaacaactaaacaatggaaaggtaaacagttagcagctccctaacacaagataacagctccctggtagatctaagaacaacactcaatagtaaaatccaggtcccactgtgacacattcagttacattgagtaggagaaacaacagcctgccagaaagcagttctatcctaaagtgctggctctttagaAACTGACCCAGCCTTTATGtcccatataattatatatgctcTATAGTGCTAGggtggatttgaaaaaaaaaaacagcttttggagatgaaaaatatgaaaatacgagaaactgacattttatttggacacattttacaaaattgatCAACACAAACCTTATTTtcaaatttgccccaatgttggAATCTTTCTCCGGGGAACATAATGAAGTATCATGGCTGCTGTCAGTGTTTAGCGAGACAGAGTCCGACATTCGAGATGGTGAGGAGCAATTGCTGTTGTTCTGATTACTGTTGCGGGTCACTTCGTCAGACAAAGAGTCTGCATCTTTGATATCATCTGAAACATAATATACCATATCTCATCAATCAGGGTCTCTGTCAAGCTGCCAGCTGTCTAGAACAACAGTTTTATTAGATTCAATTATTAATGTTCTGCATAATGAGCCAACACCACAACTTATTTATAAAGGATAATGGttttgaaaattcacattttatacaGTGTACAAGTTTTGTCATTCCAGGTGGTTTATTCAggttttttctgattttaataataatgttatcctATACAAATCTGTAAAGTGTTTTGCTCCTCTTTACActttccgtctaaatattcggaagggtttttttttttgttttttttacagtgagagctgtgaagatgtggaattctctccctgaatcagtggtacaggctgatacattagatagctttaagaaggggttggatggtgtttagcaagtgagggaatacagggttatgggagatagctcatagtacaagttgatacagggactggtcccattgccattttggagtcaggaaggaattttttccccctctgaggcaaattggagaggcttcagattgtgatgtttgccttcctctggatcaactggcagttaggcaggttatatacagacttaaaggagaactaaaccctaaaaattaatagggctaaaacggccatgttttatatactgcacatatcgcacaagcctaaagtttcagcttgtcaatatcagcaatgatccaaacttgtcacagggggtcaccatcttggaaagtgtctgtgacactcacatgctcagtgggctctgagcagctgttgagaagctaagtttaggggtcgtcactaattatccatcagaaaatgagcttcccctgtaatataagctgatgctacagggctgattattaaattctgatgctaattgcactggtttctgtgctgccatgtagtaattatctgtattaattactaatcagccttatattgtgacatttctattctatgtgtactgtatattgtgagtggctccctaagctcagtaagtgacagcggcacagagtatgtgtagtgaatcagcagaaaagaagatggggagctactggggcatctctggagacacagatcttttctacaaaaggctgtggttgccttgggctggtacaaaagtccaaagcataatgtacaaaatttctagctacttctttagtttaactttccttgtcctttaaagttgaacttgtgtcttttttcaacctaacttactatgctacaAAATAATTGTCAGTACCTATAAACAGTGCATGCCACAATGTACAAAAGAGGTATTTATACACGTCCCTCAGATATATCCAACCAAACAAACTCAATGTGCAATAGCTGCCAGCACTTCTGCACAATTGTCACCTTGTTTAGAAACGGTCATACACGTGTGCCAGGCTCACGGACATTCCCACAGTAACTTTCCCATTCAGCCCAATAATAATTTCAGTTCGTCACCTACCTTTTTTGTTATTGCTCAGTGCTACTACTTTTGGATGATTCATGGAAGTCTCTATTAGAGGTGGCCTCATTTCTGCCATCTTCATTTCACCATCGTAAGAGAAGTCTTCTGATccctacagaaaaaaaagtacatttgacaAATACTtcctttgaaaatgttttaattttgagTAAACTATACCAGGATTGTCAAAATGGAGATTTAGATTTATTGACTAGATGAGAACAGTGCAACTCCTCAAACAATTCATCAGAGTATGTGTTTTCatttaagaagaagaaaaactaccgaagcaaataaattagccacaatagtgcaagtgataacactatatttattctgcagaatgctttaccatacctacctgaataaacagctttgtttgtttaggatagcagctgccatattagcttggtgtgacatcacttcctgcctgagtctctccctgctcgctcatagacctgggctcagattatagcagggaggggaggagaggaaAGGAGGAGGAGAGAAGCAaaaagccctagccctggaggtttaagctgaaaacagtaagtctgctacagaagcccatgtgttcacaatagaaggaaagaaatgggggttttttttttttatagaggactcagagctgcattattttgagggtttactggtgtatacTAATAACGCTTAtttaattgtagcctttccttctcctttaagacatatgGGTTGCTTAACAAAGTTATATTTTACATGGCAGTGTAACACATGAGGAGATAGCTTTGCTAAAATCAGACCCTATGTcagcaaaaaagtgtttttcagtGTGACAGTTTAGTCAAATATGGTGAAATCTGGTCATGATCGTGGTCACAATAGCAGACAAAAGTTGGACTTGTGCTTACAATTAATTTTGACTCAGTcctgagttgttgttttttttttattacatatttatttacatttatttatcatttatttcatATCTATttgtcatgctgtgtaaaaagtgcagTAAAGCATTACCGGTTACGTAGCCTATAGTAACCAATCCACAATTAGATTTCAAGAGTTACAATAAAAGCAAGGAACTGATTGGTTGTTGCCAACATCATCACCGGTAATGAAAACTAGACCCCTTAGTGTTCTTTTTCATTAGAGTCATTCTGGCCAATTACATTTGTATTGGGGATGAAAGACTGGAATGATAGCGTGTGTACAAGCACACTACTTGCCCTCCATGGAAGCTACACAAACAATACAATGGCTTAGTGGATTAGAAGCATTCTGCAACTGTTTCAGTTATAATATGACATTTGCCAGCCTTTTTTCCAGCTTCTGGCAGatgatgctgggatgtgtagttcaGTGACCGCAAATAGCCATAGAAGTGTATTGGAGTAGCAGAAATGTACCAGCACAGTAGATTGTTCATTGGCTGGCAGGTTTCAAATAAAACAATGcataaataatagggatgcaccgaatccaggattcggttcgggattcggccaggattcggcctttttcagcaggattcggattcggccgaatccttctgcccagccgaaccgaatccgaatttgcatatgcaaattaggggcgggagggaaattgcgtgactttttgtcagaaaacaaggaagtaaaaaatgttttccccttaccacccctaatttgcatatgcaaattagggttcggattcagttcggtattcggccgaatctttcacgaagtattcgggggttcggcctaatccaaaaaagtggattcggtgcatccctaataaatagatCCGTGCAGTGCACTACCACAATATTACAATCAGTAACAATGCTGTACCTCCAGTGTTTCTTCATGATTGACTGTGCTTGCGTTCCAAAAATTATTCAACAGAGCAGTCGACTGTGAATTTCCAATGGAATGTTCTGTGCTGGGTTCATTAGGCTTCTTTATACGGTTTACTGGTATGTTTTTCTCCTTATCCTCTGTATCAATTTCAACCAATATTGCCTCCGAGGTCTGGAAAAGAATAAGGTTCAAAAGATGTGGTGCCAATGAAGtaataaacacaaacaaacaacTGTTGTGCCACATTGTATACTCACATGGTGAGTTACACAATCACATAACTATGTATTCCTATCCACAACTGTATCCCACACATATATCTCTCCCAGTCTCTATCTCTCCCAGTCTCTATCTCTCCCAGTCTCTATCTCTCCCAGTCTCTATCTCTCCCAGTCTCTATCTCTCCCAGTCTCTATCTCTCCCAGTCTCTATCTCTCCCAGTCTCTATCTCTCCCAGTCTCTATCTCTCTAAATCTCTATCTCTCTAAATCTCTATCTCTCTAAGTCTCTatctctctaaggggcaaattcactaaggcgcgaagcgccgaacgctagcgctaattcgctagcgtttggcattttcgctactgcgcaaattcactaacgaacgctggcgtagtttcgcaaccttacgccaggcgaatcttcgctagcgacgaaactacgcaaattcactaacttgcgcagtgtagtgaacgctaccttttacgctagacttccttcgccacctcagacctggcgaagcgcaatagagtagatagggattgtttaaaaaaaagtcaaaattttttctaagtcccaaaaaacgctggcgtgttttctacatgatggctgataggctgaaaaagatcgaaaattttttggggctccccttcctcccccctacatttcctgactcatggcaacttacctagacagtgggcacatgtgtagggcaaaataaaatttttatttgcagatttgaaggttttctaggcatttgtagtgcagatacgtgttcctccattgaaatttgaatttcgcgccgtatgcaaattagtgcaactccgcaaccttacgctacccctgtgcgcaaattcggattttagtgaatttgcgaagtgctggcgaaactacgcctggcgaagtgcggcgaagttgagcctggcgcaacttcgcatcttagtgaatttgcccctaagtctctaTCTCTCTAAGTCTCTATCTCTCTAAGTCTCTATCTCTCTAAGTCTCTATCTCTCTAAGTCTCTATCTCTCTAAGTCTCTATCTCTCTAAGTCTCTATCTCTCTAAGTCTCTATCTCTCTAAGTCTCTATCTCTCTAAGTCTCTATCTCTCTAAGTCTCTATCTCTCTAAGTCTCTATCTCTCTAAGTCTCTatctctctaaagctggccacagacgcaaagatctgattgtaggaatcgaggattcgtacgattttcgaaccgtgtgtgga from Xenopus laevis strain J_2021 chromosome 1S, Xenopus_laevis_v10.1, whole genome shotgun sequence harbors:
- the LOC108707283 gene encoding erbin-like isoform X4, translated to MTSKRSLLMRLVPCRCLRGEEETVTSLDYSHCSLEQVPKEIFTFEKTLEELYLDANQIEELPKQLFNCQSLHKLSLPDNDLSILPASIANLINLRELDVSKNGIQEFPENIKNCKILTIVEASVNPISKLPDGFSQLLNLTQLYLNDAFLDFLPANFGRLTKLQILELRENQLKMLPKTMNRLTQLERLDLGSNEFTEVPEVLEQLSGLKEFWMDGNKLTYIPGLLGSLKQLTYLDVSKNNIEMVEDGISGCESLQDLLLSSNAIQQLPESIGALKKLTTLKMDENQLMYLPDSVGGLTAIEDLDCSFNEIEALPSSIGHLTQIRTFAADHNFLTQLPAEIGNWKSATVLFLHSNKLECLPEEMGDMQKLKVINLSDNRLKNLPFSFTRLQQLTAMWLSDNQSKPLIPLQKETDQDTQKVVLTNYMFPQQPRTEDVIFSSDNESFNLSLWEEQRKQRAQVAFECDEVRDDREVPAREGNLKRYPTPYPDELKNMVKTVQTIVHRKKDEEKAEEANKDSKQKDGDLITLQDDSVKTSEAILVEIDTEDKEKNIPVNRIKKPNEPSTEHSIGNSQSTALLNNFWNASTVNHEETLEGSEDFSYDGEMKMAEMRPPLIETSMNHPKVVALSNNKKDDIKDADSLSDEVTRNSNQNNSNCSSPSRMSDSVSLNTDSSHDTSLCSPEKDSNIGANLKIRQEDENFNNLMQNGDKMIPADKMEIAERPDISSDADSVLRERRVNNSMEKLLNLNQLNKNNNNLACEHSDSVENAVISQDGVSDKCFANYSEKEETDNRENGNKFSEVCVMNRVNGHLPEELVFPDSSDPVRRTSEDSVPSVDMCISKSTDDLSIGDSLGSVVKSRSITNIETGPLRVYGVLSDSNEQQFATRMSSAIAEGQNIVRSKSATVLCDQPLQVFTGSSSSSDLASSSMKKMFKFDSNHNPEGPYAVAGPQASHISAVPQYNVQYSSSAAAKDNLWAHKQSAPEHGSLPSSRFHPPDSLDSPNYVNHSANLNFSNHNNVRASNMYNVHQRMGPRHVEAWASTPNERILQVATRSTLQRQGSGSSNASASLGEAGPARRVIVPEGDYMNYREIHSMSRGNHMVPGPQRPTSARTYSIDGPNVPRPQSARPSVTDIPERTMSVCDFNYSRTSPTKKPNARVNSEHSLLDPQGRNKVPHDWRDQVMRHIEAKKLEKSMLSRSFNCTFSATGSSLYGSCRDLHGSQGSVALSVAPDRRGSAGHILRYPQPFSVGESMQDDVFVTGQQSYPTIARKESTADSVKKIRVRLVKDPELGFSISGGVGGRGNPFRPGDDGIFVTRVQPEGPASKLLQPGDKILQANGFSFINIDHALAVTLLKKFQNAVELIVSREGSV